In Truepera sp., the sequence GAACTTCTGATGGATGCCGTAGTCCTGGTGAGTGTTTCGCACCAGCGCCTTGAACGCTGGTGAGTCACGTACGTCCTGTTGCATAAGTTCTGCCCAGATCCAGGCGGCCGCGTGTGCGCTACGTACGTTCCTTCGGCCGACATGCACGCCGGCGCACTTGCAGATGTCCCGCCACTCGGCTTCCGGAATGTTCGTGAAGCCGGCAAGGCGAGCACCGCGCTCCCTAAAGTCCACTCTCGCTTCGTTGCGCCCCAATGCCGCAGCAGAGGCTGTGAGGCGCTCCTCGAAGGCGGCCGCATGCTCACCGGCCCGTATCCGTTGTAATGCCGCCGAAACGCCGCCTCTGATGTTTCGTTCGTCGATGCCGATCAGCGCGCCGATCTGAGCCCTCGGCATGCTCAGAACTAGTTCGAGTAGCGCCACGGAGACCGCGGCGCGTCCGGTGGGCGCAGAGACGCCAAGCGCCTGGAAGAACCGTTCGAAGTGCGCGTCGTACTGGTCCCGCCAGAAGAGTTGAGGCACGTGTACTGGCCCGAACCCGTACCCTCCTTCCATGCCGTGGCGCTCCAGGATCTCCGGGCTGGCCCAGTACACGAACCCGTCCAGTTCACCGCCGTCGGCGAGGTACTGCACGTAAAGCGCCATCATGGCCGCGAACTCTGCCGTGGCGGAGTTCGCGAAGCGGAGGTAAGTCTCGCGCGAGGCCCCTTCGTTCCCTGTACGGAAGCGCAACGCAGGAGCGCCGCGCCAATCGCTGCCCGTCAACTGCTCCCACGCCATCGTTGCGGCGAACTCGTCTCGACCGCCCGCTAGACCGGGGTTCATGGTCGCCCGCTTGGCGATGAAGGCCCAGTCCACCGGCGGGACGCACGTGAAGGTGGCGAAGCGCGTCCGGCGCTGGGCATAGTCCACTAGCCGCTCGCTCGTCGACAGCGCTTCAGCCACGGCGTGCAGTTCAGCGAACGCCTCAAGGGCCGCGCCCCGTTCTCGTAACAGGAAGATGGCCTTATCGACACCGCCGCGAACGGCGCTTCTTTCTACTCCGAGCGCTTTGAGCGCTTCCGCGCGCGAACCGCCGACCACTAGCTCCGCGAGAAGGGCTGACAGGGTTAGCCGTACGGTCTCCTCCCTGAGGGCCAGGCCATCGAAGAACTTCCGGAACCGGGAGGCGTACTCGCCGCGCCAGAAGAGCTGGGGGATGTGGCGCGGTTCGAACGCGTAGCTGCCCTTGGAGGCCGTCTGGGCGGGACGGCGTGGATCGAACAGGTACTCGCGCTTCGTGTCGAACGTGAGCGAATACAGTTGCATGAAGAACGGCGGCAATCCCAGCCGGGTGATGAAGCTCGAGGTCCCGCCGCCACGTGCGCTACCCATCTCGAGCAAGGGCGCCATTCTGTGAGCGGCCTCCATGACCGATCCAGCATCGAGGTACGCGGTGGCTGCGCTCAGCAGCCCGCCCATCAAGGCGGGGTCGGCTGGTGCGAAGGCAGTCATCTTCTGCGGCGCGATGCGTCGCTTCTCGCCGGCCTGGGCGGCGACCTCCTTGCTTCGCTGCAGCCTAGCGAGAGTCGCATCCCGCGTGTCGAACCAGCGCTCCAGGCTCTCTTTCACCTCGCGTGGCGCTGTCTCTCCGACCAGGCTCGACACATCCTTGGCCGATGCCGCGTACATGATCAACGCCACCGTTCCGCGCAGCACGCGGAAGAACTCTGGCGCCGCCACCGTGGTACCCGCCAGCGTCGCCGAGCCCGCCTCCAAGACCTCGTCAATCCGAGCCTGCACCCGCGATAGCTCCGACCCGGGTTGTACTGGTACGACGTCGACCGTCCTGAGGTCGTGCCTACACTGGCCCGCTCTTACGCCGCGCTTGCCGCTCGAGGGGCCCGTGTTCGTGCACAATCCAGGCTTGGGAACTTGGCTTCCGAACATGGGCCGCAGTTGACCGTCGCGCCGCCAGGCGGCGAAGCGCAGCTCGCATTGCGGGCACTCTGCCGCCAGGAGGTTCGAGTGCTTCACGCACATGAACGACCACGGCAGCTTCCACGCCACCCGCCACGCGCCGCCGTCCTCCTCCATGCAAGCAGGACAGAGGTGCGAGCCGGAGGCGTACACCCACTCGCTAAGCCCGAGGGCCCCGAGTTGCGTCACCTCGCCCCGGTAGAGCGCGCTGAAGTCGAGGCAGACATCGTGGTACCGCTCCAACAGCAGCGCCCTCGCTTGGGCGGTGGTGAGATGCGTGGCGCGCGCGAAGGCCGCCAGGGCTTCGGGAGCGAGGTACGCCCCGTAGCCGGATGGCACGTCGCTCATCCGCTCGGTGCTCGTGATGCCGACGCGCTGGAGGAGGGTGATGAGTGGAACGTCGAGGTGGTGAGCCAAGCGGTCGATATAACTGGCGAACCATTCCCCCGCCACTGGCCTAAGGGAACGCGGTAACGGCATGGGGTGCCGCGAAGGCGCGGGTGGCAGTGGGTTCATGAGGAATTGAGGAGGCGCGCGACCGCTTCCGGGGAGTCCTTGATGGCCGCGAGGGCCGCCTTCTTCTCGGCGTAGTAGCGTTCGGCGCCCTCCGCGAGCCGGATGTTTTCAAGGCCAGCCCGGGACAGGGTCTCACTGCCGTCCCGGATCGCCGCGTTGGCGGCGGCGCGCACCAGCCGGATCAGGCTGCCGATGCCGCCTTCGGTACGGAGGTAGAGGTAGCGCTCCTGCTGCACCAGCCAGCCGGGCCTGTACTCGATCAGGCACAGGTGCTCTTCGACGCTCGCGAGGAACTCCAGCCACGCCGACTTGCCCGCCAGATGGACGTCGTACGGGAACGGGTCGACCTTGTGCAGAGCGAAGCGGTACTGGGTCTGGGTGAAGCGGCCCTTCCCCCCGGTGCGGCTGTCCATCAGCAGCACCGAGTCCTCGCAGTTGATGCCGGCGTAAACGAACGTCGCGGGGATCAGGTTCGCGAGTTCCTTGATGAGGTCGTTGACGCTGTCGGCGCTCTTGTTGCCGCGGTGCAGGTTGTGGATGTCATCGAGGATGAACAGGCTGGTGCCGCACTGCACGGCGATGTCGTGTAGCCGGCTCTTCAGCTTCGCTTCGGAGTCGCGCTCCGCGAAGGGATTGCCGTAGAACTTGTTCAATGCCTGCAGCAGCTTCTTGGGCGTGGTGCTCGAGGGAACGCTGCTGTAGACCACCGGGATGAACTCGACGTGGGTTCCGTGCAGGCCCTTGCCCTCGTAGGCGCGCTGCGCCAGCCCCTCGTAGATGCGGCCCATGTGCAGCACGATGGTGGTCTTGCCGAGCGTGGCTTGCCCGTCCACGATCGCGCCCTGACGGGCCCCGGGAGCGGTGCGGAGGTTGTCCCACGCGAGGCGGATCACCTGGTCGTGAACCTTCTTCATGGTGCGGGAGGTGAGCGGCCCGAAGGTGTTGTGGTACATCTTCCGCGCCAGGTCGAACGAGGCCTTCTCCGCGTCGCTCATCGCCTGGTACTGCGCCATGGAAGGCAAGAGCGGCTTCTTCGGATCGGGCCTGGCAACGAACTCGCGCCACGCCACGTAGTTCTCGGGGTTCTCCCGCGCGAACGGAACGTCCTCGGCCAACAGGTCGGAGAAGTTGGCAAGCATGTTGTCCACCACGTCGGCTATGGTCATCAACCTCCCAGTGCCGCTCTCAGGCGGCGCCCCCCGCTAGACGCTGAAGTCATCGGGGTCCAGCACGGCGAGGCGCTTACGGGGCTCGCTCCCGGGCTCCTCAGGCTCAGGGTCGAGCTCGCCTGCGGCCGGGAAGCCCTGAACGGTCGCGCCTTCGGGCCCGAGTGAGCCCGCATTCTGCAGGGGCTCGTCGGGGCCGAAGAGGTCATCGAGGTCGGCTTCCGCGTCGGGCTCCATCACGCTGTCAACCTGCCGCTGGGGCGCGGCGCGCCGCCGCTCCTCATGCGCCTCGATGGTGCGCATGGCGTGCACGGCGGCAAGGCGGCGCTCCTTGCGACCCTCGACCTCCAGCGCCGCGATCCTATCCAGCAGGTCGTCGAGCGCCTGGTTCAGCTCCCTGCGGCGGTCCGCCGCCGTGGCGCCACCGCGCGCGATGACCAAGGACTTCGCGTAGCTGAGGGTGGCGTCGTTGAAGGGGCGATTGACGGGGGAAGCGCCATGCCGGGGGATGGCATGCCACTCGCCCAGCGTAGGATCGTGGAAGAACACCTCGGACAGGTCGCGGGGGTCGTAGCGGATCGGCCAAGCGCCGTCGCGGATGTTTGGGTAGGGCGAGGGCGCGTCGCGCCACTCGTCAAGGACCTCGCTGTTGTAACGCAGGCCGCGCAGGTCGATGCCGTAATGCTGGATCTTGCGCCACTCCGTCGGCAGCAGTTCGAAGTACAGGTTGGGATCTGGCAGCACGTACGTGAAGCCCGCCCGCATTAGCCCTTCCTCGTACATCCGATTGGGGCTCAGGTCCATCTTGGGAAGGTCGGGGATCTCGAGACCGTCGTGGGTGCGGTTCTGCCAGTAGGTGGCGACCCAGCCGGCGAACTCGGCTTCGATCTCGTCGATGAAGAAGAACGCTTCGCTTTCGACGTCCTTGCCGCGGGAGTACACGTCCGGGCCCTTGTAACCCTTGAGGTTCACCACGAAGTTATCGCGGATGGTGCGGAACAGCCGCTCCACCTGCGCCTTGTCCGTCGGGGTGTAGGGGCGGGCGAGCTGCAGGTCTATCCCAAGCCGCACGCACGCGTCCCGGAACGCCCGCGAGATGAACACGCGCCCCCGGTCCACCCACACGGCTTCCGGGTTGAGGAACGGAACCCCAGCCAGACCGCCTAGCGCTTGCCCGTCGAGGTTCTGATCCGCATCGCCCAATAGCTCGACCACGATGGCTTCCGGCAGGCCCACGTATGACCAGCGGGCGTTCTCTGGCCACCCGTTACGCATGAACTTGGGCCTCACCACGTCGTAGAGCAACAGCGCGGCGTCCACGCCCTTGGTGGAGACGGGCGTGAACCGCCACGCCACAAGCGAGTTGGTGTACAAGTCCATGGCGATGGTCAACTGCACCTGCACCCACTTGAAGGTCAACGGATCAAGAGCGAACGCGTCCAAGGAGGTCGAGTCGATCAGCACGACTTCGCCCGGACGCACCACCTGGAAGTAGCGGTAGAGGTTGCTAGGGCGGTTGGCGATGCTGCGGCGCGCCTTGGCCGCCCCGAAGGTGCCGCGCCCGGCCGCCATCCGGTCGACAAGCTTGTTGAACGTCTTCTCGGACGGCAACTCGACGGCTTCGTCCGGGAAGAAGTCCTTGAGCTTCCGCCTCGTGCGCCGCCGCAACTGCGTCTTGGGGATGTTCGACTCGTCCGTCAACTCGTCCAGCACCGCCCCGAGAGCCAACTTGACGCGGTCGTCCACCCGCGCGAAGTCCTTCAGCGGACTCAGTTTGCGCTCGTCCACGAGGCCCACTAGGCCGCGCTCCTCGTACTTCTGCTTGTAGCGCCAGAGCGTGCTGAAACCGATCCCCAACTCGCGAGCCTTGGCGGTAGTCCGCTGCCGCACGGTAGTGAACTCAGGATCGTATTGCGGACTCGGCTCATGTTCGAGCGCCAGCACCCTGGAGCCGTGCTGGAACCCGGTTAGGGCCTCCATGAGGTGCCGCTCCAGCTCCTCGGCTGCCCGCAGCAGTTCCGGCGGCACCGTATCCAGGTAGACGGGGCTCGACTCCCCCTCCCCGGGCTCAACGTCCGACAGGACCTTGAAGTCGGGCGCCTCGGTGAGGACGCCCATTAGGATCCGCGCCCGCTTGCCGCGCGGGTCCTGCACCTCGACCTCGCCGGCGTAGAAGCCCGTGATGGTCCAGGATTTTCCATCCCACCAGATCCTGGCGCCGACCTCGAGCTTCGCTCGGTACCTCATGCCATCAACTCGCTCGTAGACAGGTAGACCAGCGAACCTTCTTCAAGGATCGCCGTCATGTCGAACTTCAGGACCCGTTTCCAAAGGAGGT encodes:
- a CDS encoding TniQ family protein, whose amino-acid sequence is MNPLPPAPSRHPMPLPRSLRPVAGEWFASYIDRLAHHLDVPLITLLQRVGITSTERMSDVPSGYGAYLAPEALAAFARATHLTTAQARALLLERYHDVCLDFSALYRGEVTQLGALGLSEWVYASGSHLCPACMEEDGGAWRVAWKLPWSFMCVKHSNLLAAECPQCELRFAAWRRDGQLRPMFGSQVPKPGLCTNTGPSSGKRGVRAGQCRHDLRTVDVVPVQPGSELSRVQARIDEVLEAGSATLAGTTVAAPEFFRVLRGTVALIMYAASAKDVSSLVGETAPREVKESLERWFDTRDATLARLQRSKEVAAQAGEKRRIAPQKMTAFAPADPALMGGLLSAATAYLDAGSVMEAAHRMAPLLEMGSARGGGTSSFITRLGLPPFFMQLYSLTFDTKREYLFDPRRPAQTASKGSYAFEPRHIPQLFWRGEYASRFRKFFDGLALREETVRLTLSALLAELVVGGSRAEALKALGVERSAVRGGVDKAIFLLRERGAALEAFAELHAVAEALSTSERLVDYAQRRTRFATFTCVPPVDWAFIAKRATMNPGLAGGRDEFAATMAWEQLTGSDWRGAPALRFRTGNEGASRETYLRFANSATAEFAAMMALYVQYLADGGELDGFVYWASPEILERHGMEGGYGFGPVHVPQLFWRDQYDAHFERFFQALGVSAPTGRAAVSVALLELVLSMPRAQIGALIGIDERNIRGGVSAALQRIRAGEHAAAFEERLTASAAALGRNEARVDFRERGARLAGFTNIPEAEWRDICKCAGVHVGRRNVRSAHAAAWIWAELMQQDVRDSPAFKALVRNTHQDYGIHQKFVREQAPIMKGTLLEYGESLLHP
- a CDS encoding ATP-binding protein codes for the protein MTIADVVDNMLANFSDLLAEDVPFARENPENYVAWREFVARPDPKKPLLPSMAQYQAMSDAEKASFDLARKMYHNTFGPLTSRTMKKVHDQVIRLAWDNLRTAPGARQGAIVDGQATLGKTTIVLHMGRIYEGLAQRAYEGKGLHGTHVEFIPVVYSSVPSSTTPKKLLQALNKFYGNPFAERDSEAKLKSRLHDIAVQCGTSLFILDDIHNLHRGNKSADSVNDLIKELANLIPATFVYAGINCEDSVLLMDSRTGGKGRFTQTQYRFALHKVDPFPYDVHLAGKSAWLEFLASVEEHLCLIEYRPGWLVQQERYLYLRTEGGIGSLIRLVRAAANAAIRDGSETLSRAGLENIRLAEGAERYYAEKKAALAAIKDSPEAVARLLNSS
- a CDS encoding Mu transposase C-terminal domain-containing protein, which codes for MRYRAKLEVGARIWWDGKSWTITGFYAGEVEVQDPRGKRARILMGVLTEAPDFKVLSDVEPGEGESSPVYLDTVPPELLRAAEELERHLMEALTGFQHGSRVLALEHEPSPQYDPEFTTVRQRTTAKARELGIGFSTLWRYKQKYEERGLVGLVDERKLSPLKDFARVDDRVKLALGAVLDELTDESNIPKTQLRRRTRRKLKDFFPDEAVELPSEKTFNKLVDRMAAGRGTFGAAKARRSIANRPSNLYRYFQVVRPGEVVLIDSTSLDAFALDPLTFKWVQVQLTIAMDLYTNSLVAWRFTPVSTKGVDAALLLYDVVRPKFMRNGWPENARWSYVGLPEAIVVELLGDADQNLDGQALGGLAGVPFLNPEAVWVDRGRVFISRAFRDACVRLGIDLQLARPYTPTDKAQVERLFRTIRDNFVVNLKGYKGPDVYSRGKDVESEAFFFIDEIEAEFAGWVATYWQNRTHDGLEIPDLPKMDLSPNRMYEEGLMRAGFTYVLPDPNLYFELLPTEWRKIQHYGIDLRGLRYNSEVLDEWRDAPSPYPNIRDGAWPIRYDPRDLSEVFFHDPTLGEWHAIPRHGASPVNRPFNDATLSYAKSLVIARGGATAADRRRELNQALDDLLDRIAALEVEGRKERRLAAVHAMRTIEAHEERRRAAPQRQVDSVMEPDAEADLDDLFGPDEPLQNAGSLGPEGATVQGFPAAGELDPEPEEPGSEPRKRLAVLDPDDFSV